One genomic window of Desulfuromonas sp. AOP6 includes the following:
- a CDS encoding pitrilysin family protein, producing the protein MIEKTTLENGIRIVTENVPAVHSVTIGIWVESGSRHENQTQGGISHFVEHLLFKGTNRRSALEIAREIDSVGGVLNAFTSREYCCFYAKVLARHLPLAIDLLADSLQSSVFDLDEIEKERRVILQEISMVEDTPDDVVHDLFSQAFWENHPLGRPVLGSRESVKNMCRDDFLDHLKTCFVGGNILVCAAGDLVHQKVVDLIAGAFSQIVPGAKKQILSPPDYRPSLRFNHRDLEQVHICLGTRALPQNHPNRFSAYVLNTILGGSMSSRLFQTVREEQGLAYSIYSYLNSHSDAGALVLYTATSTENAPLVVRLMLKEMHRFRSEPVSRAELKACKDQLKGQLLLSLESTDNRMTRLSKNEIYLGRQPSLKQVLGEFEKVTVESIQRLAQFLFQDDYLNLQLLGPIDEKQFPLLDLTLG; encoded by the coding sequence ATGATAGAAAAGACCACGCTCGAAAACGGGATCCGCATAGTCACCGAAAACGTACCCGCTGTCCATTCGGTGACTATCGGGATCTGGGTGGAAAGCGGTTCACGCCACGAGAATCAGACTCAAGGCGGAATCTCTCACTTTGTCGAGCATCTGCTCTTCAAGGGAACCAACCGCCGCAGCGCTCTTGAGATCGCCAGGGAGATTGACTCGGTTGGTGGAGTGCTTAACGCCTTCACCAGCCGAGAATACTGCTGTTTTTACGCCAAGGTTCTGGCCAGGCATCTCCCCCTGGCCATCGACCTTCTTGCTGATTCCCTTCAATCCTCCGTATTTGATCTTGATGAGATTGAAAAGGAACGTCGGGTTATCCTCCAGGAAATCAGTATGGTGGAGGATACTCCGGACGATGTGGTTCATGATCTCTTCAGTCAGGCTTTTTGGGAAAATCACCCCCTTGGACGTCCTGTCCTTGGCTCTCGGGAATCCGTAAAAAACATGTGCAGAGATGATTTTCTCGATCATCTCAAAACCTGTTTTGTTGGTGGTAATATCCTGGTCTGCGCTGCTGGCGACCTGGTCCATCAAAAGGTCGTCGATCTGATTGCTGGGGCCTTCAGCCAGATTGTGCCCGGTGCAAAAAAGCAGATCCTTTCTCCTCCTGATTATCGACCCAGCCTGCGCTTTAACCACAGGGATCTTGAGCAGGTCCATATCTGCCTCGGCACGAGAGCTCTGCCGCAAAATCATCCCAACCGCTTTTCTGCCTATGTGCTGAACACGATTCTCGGGGGGAGTATGAGCTCCCGTCTTTTTCAAACAGTGCGGGAAGAGCAGGGGTTAGCTTATTCCATTTACAGCTATCTCAACAGTCACTCCGATGCAGGGGCTTTGGTGCTCTATACGGCTACGTCCACGGAGAATGCACCTCTTGTTGTTCGACTGATGCTGAAAGAGATGCATCGCTTCAGGTCGGAACCCGTTTCCCGCGCGGAGTTGAAGGCTTGCAAGGATCAGCTGAAGGGGCAGCTGTTGCTCTCTCTGGAAAGTACGGATAACCGCATGACGCGACTGTCCAAAAACGAGATTTATCTGGGTCGGCAACCTTCCCTGAAACAGGTCCTCGGTGAATTTGAAAAAGTGACTGTTGAAAGTATCCAGCGATTGGCACAGTTTCTATTTCAAGACGACTATCTTAATCTTCAGCTGCTTGGCCCGATTGATGAAAAACAATTCCCCCTGCTCGACCTGACGCTGGGATAG
- the dut gene encoding dUTP diphosphatase: MSPITVRIKKLRDDAVVPRYMTDLAAGMDLFAALDSPVRLAQGQRLLIPTGLALAIPVGFEGQVRPRSGLALKKGIALVNSPGTIDADYRGELGIILINHGQDEVTLSPGDRIAQLVIAPVQQAVMEVVQDLDVTERNTGGFGHTGTGPEV, from the coding sequence ATGAGTCCTATTACAGTGCGTATTAAGAAGCTGCGGGATGATGCAGTCGTTCCGCGCTACATGACTGACCTGGCGGCAGGGATGGATCTTTTTGCCGCTCTTGATTCACCTGTTCGCCTGGCGCAAGGACAACGCCTTCTCATACCGACCGGTTTGGCTCTGGCTATCCCGGTCGGGTTTGAAGGGCAGGTCCGTCCGCGCTCGGGACTGGCTCTGAAAAAGGGCATTGCTCTGGTCAATTCGCCCGGGACCATTGATGCCGATTATCGAGGAGAACTCGGAATCATCCTGATTAACCACGGACAGGACGAAGTGACCCTGTCTCCCGGGGATCGTATTGCTCAACTGGTCATTGCCCCTGTTCAGCAGGCCGTTATGGAGGTGGTCCAAGATCTGGACGTCACCGAGCGCAATACGGGTGGGTTTGGCCACACCGGTACAGGCCCTGAGGTTTAG
- a CDS encoding DUF493 domain-containing protein has translation MDSSDSLIQFPCDYVFKAIGSEGADGSFLRAVHRAVSDIVPVPLDALKCRPSSRGSYLAVSVLVRLHNMQQVHDIYAALRGVEGLKFLL, from the coding sequence ATGGATTCATCCGACAGCCTCATACAGTTCCCTTGCGACTATGTGTTCAAAGCTATCGGCAGTGAAGGGGCTGATGGCTCTTTTTTGCGTGCGGTACACAGGGCCGTTTCCGATATTGTGCCGGTACCTCTTGATGCCCTCAAGTGTCGGCCCAGTTCTCGGGGGAGCTATCTGGCGGTTTCTGTTCTTGTTCGTCTCCACAATATGCAGCAGGTGCATGATATTTACGCGGCTCTGCGCGGAGTGGAAGGCCTCAAGTTCCTGTTGTAA
- a CDS encoding L-threonylcarbamoyladenylate synthase, with protein MILSINPINPQQRLINRVVECLKQGGVIVYPTDTIYGIGCDIFNKKGVKKIYQIKQRDPRKPFSFICSDLSDVSNYAQVSNFAFKTMKRNLPGPYTFVLEATRIVPDLLTTKQKTVGIRIPDNPIAQAIVKELGHPLVTTSVNISGEEPIHDPAEIEMNLGKMVDMVVDGGVLLGDASTVISLIDDQVEILRQGSGDTSWIHQR; from the coding sequence ATGATTCTATCCATTAATCCGATTAATCCGCAGCAGAGACTTATCAATCGGGTTGTTGAATGCTTGAAACAGGGAGGTGTTATTGTTTATCCGACCGATACTATTTACGGAATAGGTTGTGACATCTTCAACAAAAAAGGGGTCAAAAAGATTTACCAGATCAAACAGCGCGATCCCCGTAAACCTTTTTCCTTTATTTGTTCAGACCTCTCCGATGTATCCAATTATGCCCAGGTCAGTAACTTCGCGTTTAAAACGATGAAGCGCAACCTGCCTGGACCCTATACGTTTGTCCTCGAAGCGACCCGTATTGTTCCAGACCTGTTGACCACCAAGCAGAAGACAGTTGGTATCCGCATCCCCGACAACCCGATCGCTCAGGCTATCGTTAAGGAGTTGGGCCATCCTCTGGTAACTACTAGTGTCAATATCAGTGGGGAAGAACCCATCCACGACCCGGCTGAGATTGAGATGAACTTGGGAAAAATGGTGGATATGGTCGTCGATGGTGGCGTTCTGCTGGGAGATGCCTCGACCGTTATCAGTCTTATCGATGACCAGGTTGAAATTCTTCGTCAGGGGAGCGGGGATACGTCCTGGATTCACCAGAGATGA
- the secG gene encoding preprotein translocase subunit SecG, with the protein MSSLLLIIHVFICIALIIIVLLQAGKGAEIGASFGSGGSNTVFGASGGQSFMSKMTAGVAIIFMLTSLTLAYFHGQPGGSSVMPENLAPQTQTAPQAPVEAPAAAQPEETKK; encoded by the coding sequence ATGTCCTCATTGCTTCTCATTATTCACGTTTTTATCTGCATTGCCCTTATCATCATCGTCCTGCTGCAGGCCGGTAAAGGAGCCGAAATCGGGGCATCTTTCGGCTCCGGCGGCAGTAACACGGTTTTCGGGGCTTCCGGGGGTCAAAGTTTCATGAGCAAAATGACCGCGGGCGTCGCCATTATCTTCATGCTCACCAGCCTTACCCTGGCCTACTTCCATGGTCAACCCGGAGGCAGCAGTGTCATGCCTGAAAATCTGGCGCCTCAAACACAGACTGCCCCTCAAGCACCTGTTGAAGCCCCTGCGGCAGCACAACCGGAAGAGACAAAAAAGTAA
- the tpiA gene encoding triose-phosphate isomerase: MRKPIIAGNWKLHKTVNESRHLIQTLAENLKDVTDAEIVVAPVFTALESAVAAAKGSPIAIAAQNCYPASSGAFTGEVSPTLLKDIGCTGAIVGHSERRQLFGESNAFINAKVQALLAAGLRAIFCIGETLEERESGRMYDILTGQVKEGLAGLTPEDMDKVVVAYEPVWAIGTGKTASDEEAEEAHAFIRGLLQGIFNENVADKTPILYGGSVKPGNVDGLMAQEDIDGVLVGGASLVAEDFIRIARFQRSETVQQ; the protein is encoded by the coding sequence ATGCGCAAACCGATCATTGCGGGCAACTGGAAGCTTCATAAAACAGTCAACGAGAGCCGTCATCTTATACAGACGCTGGCTGAGAATTTAAAGGATGTGACGGACGCTGAAATTGTGGTAGCCCCCGTCTTCACAGCACTTGAAAGTGCTGTGGCCGCCGCCAAGGGCAGCCCGATCGCCATTGCTGCCCAGAACTGCTATCCCGCCTCCTCCGGCGCCTTCACCGGCGAAGTCTCCCCCACTCTCCTTAAAGACATCGGATGCACGGGAGCCATTGTCGGCCATTCGGAAAGACGCCAACTCTTCGGAGAGTCCAACGCATTTATCAACGCCAAAGTCCAAGCACTGCTGGCCGCCGGCCTGCGTGCCATCTTCTGCATTGGCGAAACCCTGGAAGAGCGTGAATCCGGGCGTATGTACGACATTCTTACCGGGCAGGTAAAAGAAGGGCTCGCAGGTCTTACCCCCGAAGATATGGACAAGGTTGTCGTGGCCTATGAGCCGGTATGGGCCATAGGTACAGGCAAAACCGCCTCGGACGAGGAGGCGGAAGAGGCACATGCCTTTATCCGTGGACTGCTCCAGGGAATATTTAATGAAAACGTGGCAGATAAAACACCCATTCTCTACGGGGGGAGCGTCAAGCCAGGCAACGTCGACGGTCTCATGGCCCAGGAAGATATTGACGGTGTCCTCGTCGGAGGAGCCAGCCTTGTCGCCGAGGACTTCATCCGCATTGCGCGTTTTCAACGGAGCGAAACCGTCCAGCAATAA
- a CDS encoding phosphoglycerate kinase produces the protein MPEKLSVLDLDLKGKKVFCRVDFNVPLNDEGEITDDTRILGALPTIRHIIDQGARLILASHLGRPKGKKNSKYSLAPVAPYLSGLLNRNVAMAEDCVGTQVISLVNHMENGDIILLENLRFHAGEEKNDPDFCRQLADLAEVYVNDAFGTAHRAHASTEGVARLLSPAVAGLLMEKEIRYLSQALAKPSHPFVAVLGGAKVSDKIAVIENLLSKVDSLLIGGGMAYTFLKAQGHPVGRSLVEEDRLELARDLLQKAEDQQVRMLLPTDHVIAPEFKEDAQHKICSNKDFPADWMGLDIGPETSRIFSEVLGEAKTVIWNGPMGVFEFEAFSKGTFVVAKALAESEALSIIGGGDSVAAVNKAGLNDKMTHISTGGGASLEFLEGKTLPGIAALTDKS, from the coding sequence ATGCCTGAAAAGCTGTCCGTGCTTGACCTTGACCTTAAAGGAAAAAAGGTTTTCTGCCGCGTTGACTTCAATGTGCCGCTGAATGATGAAGGCGAGATCACCGACGATACCCGCATCCTCGGCGCCCTACCTACCATACGACATATCATCGACCAGGGAGCGCGTCTCATTCTCGCTTCTCATCTCGGCCGCCCAAAGGGCAAGAAGAATTCCAAATACAGCCTTGCCCCCGTGGCTCCCTACCTTTCCGGACTTCTCAACAGAAATGTCGCCATGGCCGAAGACTGTGTCGGCACCCAGGTCATCAGCCTGGTAAACCACATGGAAAACGGCGATATCATCCTTCTGGAGAATCTCCGTTTTCACGCCGGAGAAGAGAAAAACGATCCTGACTTCTGCCGCCAACTGGCCGACCTGGCAGAAGTATACGTCAACGATGCCTTCGGCACGGCCCACCGGGCCCATGCTTCCACTGAGGGAGTCGCACGACTCCTTTCACCAGCCGTCGCTGGCTTGCTTATGGAAAAAGAAATCCGGTATCTCAGCCAAGCGCTGGCCAAGCCGAGCCATCCCTTCGTTGCCGTCCTCGGTGGCGCCAAAGTATCGGACAAAATCGCGGTCATTGAAAATCTGCTCAGCAAGGTGGATAGCCTTCTTATTGGCGGGGGCATGGCATACACTTTCCTCAAGGCCCAAGGGCACCCTGTCGGACGTTCCCTGGTGGAGGAGGATCGACTGGAACTGGCGCGGGATCTCTTGCAAAAAGCCGAGGATCAACAGGTCAGGATGCTGTTGCCAACAGACCACGTTATTGCCCCGGAATTCAAGGAAGATGCTCAGCACAAAATCTGTTCCAACAAAGATTTTCCGGCAGATTGGATGGGACTCGATATTGGCCCGGAAACCTCACGGATTTTTTCCGAGGTTCTGGGTGAGGCTAAAACCGTCATCTGGAATGGCCCCATGGGAGTATTCGAGTTCGAAGCGTTTTCAAAGGGCACCTTTGTGGTGGCCAAAGCCTTGGCAGAGTCCGAAGCCCTTTCCATCATTGGCGGCGGGGATTCGGTAGCTGCAGTCAACAAGGCCGGCCTCAACGATAAAATGACCCACATTTCCACGGGCGGTGGTGCCTCCCTGGAATTCCTTGAAGGCAAAACACTTCCCGGCATCGCTGCCTTGACCGACAAAAGCTGA
- the gap gene encoding type I glyceraldehyde-3-phosphate dehydrogenase, whose amino-acid sequence MAAKVAINGFGRIGRNVFRAALNSPDIDILAINDLTDAETLAHLLKYDSVHGTFKADVASDGDNILINGKTIRVYKEKDPAALPWKQLGIDIVIESTGRFTDRDKAQKHLQAGAGKVVISAPGKDADITVCMGVNETHYLPDRHEIISNASCTTNCLAPVAKVLNEQFGIVKGLMTTVHSYTNDQMILDLPHKDLRRARAAAISMIPTTTGAAKAVALVLPELKGKLDGMAVRVPTPNVSLIDLVVETEKKTTAEEVNKAMKNAAEGTMRGILEYCDLPLVSRDFNGNPASSIVDALSTAVIGGNMVKVLSWYDNEWGYSNRIFDLVAYIASK is encoded by the coding sequence ATGGCTGCCAAAGTTGCAATTAACGGTTTCGGTCGCATCGGTCGGAATGTTTTCAGAGCTGCACTGAATTCACCAGATATCGACATCCTGGCCATAAACGACCTGACCGATGCCGAGACCCTCGCTCACCTGCTGAAATACGACTCCGTTCATGGCACCTTTAAGGCTGACGTGGCTTCCGATGGTGACAATATCCTGATTAATGGCAAGACCATCCGGGTATACAAGGAAAAAGACCCGGCCGCCCTGCCCTGGAAACAGCTCGGTATTGACATTGTCATCGAATCAACGGGACGTTTCACCGATCGTGACAAAGCGCAGAAACACCTGCAGGCTGGAGCCGGAAAGGTCGTCATCAGCGCCCCGGGAAAAGATGCGGACATCACCGTCTGCATGGGTGTCAATGAAACCCATTACCTGCCCGATCGTCATGAAATCATTTCCAACGCATCCTGTACCACCAATTGCCTCGCTCCGGTAGCAAAGGTACTGAACGAGCAGTTTGGTATTGTCAAGGGTCTGATGACCACGGTGCATTCCTACACAAACGACCAGATGATCCTCGATCTGCCCCACAAGGATCTTCGACGCGCCAGGGCTGCCGCCATTTCCATGATCCCGACAACGACAGGCGCCGCCAAGGCCGTGGCCCTGGTACTCCCGGAGCTCAAAGGAAAACTGGATGGCATGGCGGTACGCGTTCCCACGCCAAACGTCTCTCTCATTGACCTCGTGGTGGAGACAGAAAAGAAAACGACAGCAGAAGAAGTAAACAAGGCGATGAAAAATGCTGCCGAAGGGACGATGAGAGGCATTCTCGAATATTGTGATCTTCCCCTGGTGTCCCGGGACTTCAACGGCAATCCCGCCTCCTCCATCGTGGACGCCCTGTCCACCGCCGTAATTGGTGGCAACATGGTCAAGGTACTGTCCTGGTACGATAACGAGTGGGGCTACTCCAATCGCATCTTCGACCTGGTCGCTTATATCGCATCCAAATAA
- a CDS encoding ATP-binding protein, which translates to MKNTLEKRILLFAFVVLTLTILVNTGFNIEGFRRDYRDGIVLRCQNLAGELKGSIENVVALGVPMEELDGLNARFQGIVTTDPDIIYCFLENQNGQPLFANDPSFHFISGVDFTSSPGSGVSVVNFPQWGKTYDVSLPITSLDGETVGTVRLGFPDTVLDEKLTAVYQRSMVVLGLAFLIVFALIVVFARRHLIGPIDRLCSVAKEIASGHFQIAIPTMPTRDFAELATALTEMSASLQERDEKLQEGYQELESTNLELQKSYEYQEKIGTELRRSREMYRSLLEDASDAIMVTDDEDRVVLVNKAAEVFFGVKKERVEGANFFSVLEMLHCDQLETLYDMHQRILAGETLEAQINYIRLDDQRPVVGWVRGSHVVGMDGRHMVQTIVRDVTQEKEIKDNLEKSAWELQRLNQMKDSFLGVASHELKTPLTVIVGYADLILSEKIATLDTAVAAMIQNIADAAQRLSGIVRDMVDVSMLDSKNVHLKTTPHNLNQLVRQATKPMVRSFEQRKQSLVMNLQEALPEIYCDGERMVQVIGNLVGNALKFTPDGGKVYVETRLLETLRPPFTITAATSPGLCPLTSSPLPYVEIVVRDTGIGIDGSDQGYIFDKFYEAGTIEEHSSGKVSFNGKGAGLGLAIVKGIINMHGGEIWVESAGHDPENCPGSSFHILLPQYGGADLVLS; encoded by the coding sequence ATGAAAAACACCCTGGAAAAGCGAATCCTTTTGTTTGCCTTTGTTGTCCTGACCCTGACGATTCTGGTGAATACAGGGTTCAACATTGAAGGGTTCCGACGTGATTATCGGGACGGTATTGTCCTCCGTTGCCAGAACCTCGCTGGAGAGTTGAAGGGTTCTATCGAGAACGTGGTGGCCCTTGGTGTGCCCATGGAAGAGCTCGATGGTCTTAATGCGCGCTTTCAGGGGATAGTCACCACTGATCCCGATATCATTTACTGTTTTCTGGAAAATCAGAATGGTCAGCCACTTTTTGCCAATGATCCCTCCTTTCACTTTATCAGCGGCGTTGATTTTACCTCGTCCCCTGGCAGCGGCGTCTCTGTCGTAAACTTTCCCCAGTGGGGCAAAACCTACGATGTTTCCCTGCCCATCACCAGTCTTGACGGGGAAACCGTTGGCACTGTCCGTCTTGGCTTCCCCGATACCGTTCTCGATGAGAAACTAACCGCAGTCTACCAGCGCTCCATGGTGGTCCTTGGTCTTGCTTTTCTCATCGTCTTTGCCCTGATCGTTGTTTTTGCCCGGCGCCACCTTATCGGCCCCATTGATCGACTCTGTTCCGTTGCCAAGGAAATAGCCTCAGGTCATTTCCAGATCGCTATACCCACTATGCCGACCCGTGATTTTGCTGAACTGGCCACGGCACTTACAGAGATGTCCGCCTCTTTGCAGGAAAGGGATGAAAAGCTTCAGGAGGGCTACCAGGAATTGGAGTCCACGAACCTGGAGCTGCAGAAATCCTACGAATACCAGGAAAAGATAGGCACTGAGCTGCGACGTAGTAGGGAGATGTATCGGTCACTGCTTGAGGATGCGAGCGATGCGATCATGGTGACCGACGACGAGGACCGTGTTGTTCTTGTCAACAAAGCCGCCGAGGTCTTTTTCGGGGTCAAAAAAGAGCGGGTTGAAGGAGCCAACTTCTTTTCCGTTCTTGAGATGCTTCATTGTGATCAGCTTGAAACCCTGTACGACATGCACCAGAGGATTCTCGCCGGCGAGACTCTCGAGGCGCAGATTAACTATATCCGTTTAGATGACCAACGTCCTGTCGTTGGCTGGGTGCGTGGTTCCCATGTCGTCGGTATGGATGGGCGGCACATGGTGCAGACCATTGTCCGGGATGTCACCCAGGAGAAGGAGATCAAGGATAATCTTGAGAAGAGCGCCTGGGAGTTGCAGCGACTCAACCAGATGAAAGATTCCTTTTTGGGGGTCGCTTCCCATGAGCTCAAAACCCCTCTGACGGTGATCGTAGGTTATGCCGATCTGATTCTGAGCGAAAAAATCGCCACGCTGGACACAGCGGTCGCGGCTATGATCCAGAATATCGCCGATGCGGCTCAGCGTCTTAGCGGTATCGTCAGGGATATGGTCGATGTATCCATGCTTGACAGTAAAAACGTGCACCTGAAAACAACCCCTCATAATCTAAACCAGCTTGTTCGCCAGGCAACCAAACCCATGGTGCGTTCTTTTGAACAGAGGAAGCAGTCTCTGGTCATGAACCTGCAGGAAGCGTTGCCCGAGATTTACTGTGACGGCGAGCGTATGGTGCAGGTGATTGGCAATCTGGTGGGAAATGCGCTCAAGTTTACTCCTGACGGCGGCAAGGTTTATGTAGAGACCCGTTTGCTGGAGACCCTTCGGCCGCCCTTTACTATTACGGCGGCAACCAGCCCTGGCCTTTGTCCGCTGACTTCGTCGCCGCTGCCCTATGTGGAAATCGTTGTGAGAGATACGGGCATCGGTATCGACGGGTCTGACCAGGGGTACATCTTTGACAAATTTTATGAAGCCGGAACCATTGAAGAACATTCCAGTGGCAAAGTGTCTTTCAACGGCAAAGGCGCCGGTCTTGGACTGGCTATTGTCAAAGGGATCATCAATATGCACGGTGGCGAAATCTGGGTTGAGAGTGCGGGGCATGATCCCGAAAACTGTCCGGGAAGCTCCTTTCATATCCTCTTGCCGCAGTATGGCGGCGCCGACCTGGTGCTTTCCTGA
- a CDS encoding MBL fold metallo-hydrolase, with translation MRVCLLASGSKGNAIYVESRRSRILIDAGLSAREIRKRLAVVGVQAEDLDAVFVTHEHSDHIRGLGPLARMCKLPVYLHHQTRAVMPDIGPLPVVEEFDDGENLVWRDLSIHSFPVTHDSVAPVGFIIETDEGKIGVATDLGIATRLVSDRLKHCRVLILESNHDEDMLRDGPYPWPLKQRVRSNHGHLSNDAAAHLLEGVLWSGLDAVFLAHLSETNNHPQLAESCARQVLDRQHTCCPHLVVGAQHETSFCFQI, from the coding sequence TTGCGGGTATGTCTTCTCGCCAGCGGCAGCAAGGGTAATGCCATCTATGTGGAAAGCCGACGCAGTCGGATTTTGATTGACGCCGGTCTTTCCGCCAGAGAAATTCGCAAAAGGCTTGCCGTTGTGGGGGTTCAGGCGGAGGATCTTGACGCCGTTTTCGTGACGCATGAACATAGTGATCACATTCGAGGTCTTGGCCCACTCGCCCGGATGTGTAAGTTGCCTGTTTACCTTCACCACCAGACTCGTGCCGTAATGCCCGATATCGGGCCCTTGCCTGTTGTCGAGGAATTTGATGACGGTGAAAACCTGGTTTGGCGTGATCTTTCGATCCACAGTTTTCCTGTCACCCACGACTCGGTGGCTCCCGTGGGTTTTATTATTGAAACAGACGAGGGGAAAATCGGCGTCGCTACGGACCTTGGGATAGCCACCCGTCTGGTTTCCGATCGTCTCAAGCATTGCCGCGTACTGATTCTTGAATCCAATCACGACGAGGACATGCTGCGGGATGGTCCATACCCCTGGCCGCTCAAACAACGGGTTCGTAGCAATCATGGGCACTTGTCCAATGACGCGGCGGCCCACCTTCTGGAAGGCGTGCTCTGGAGTGGGCTTGATGCCGTTTTTTTAGCCCATCTTAGCGAAACCAACAACCATCCCCAACTCGCCGAGAGTTGTGCAAGGCAGGTTCTTGATAGACAGCATACGTGCTGCCCCCACCTGGTTGTGGGAGCGCAGCATGAGACCAGCTTCTGTTTTCAGATCTGA